The Brachyspira aalborgi genome has a segment encoding these proteins:
- a CDS encoding tetratricopeptide repeat protein has translation MITISNDKIEELFNEAINKYDENNFNEAILIFEEILKKDKDNIKAIEDIGACYGKLGDNEKALEKFNEALALVNSKNDDESIIDISINKISSLFKLKDYDQIIAFTTETIEKVNISEKYNGNKLKSDLLNYIGIANYYLNNYGE, from the coding sequence ATGATAACTATAAGTAATGATAAAATAGAAGAGTTATTTAATGAAGCTATAAATAAATATGATGAGAATAATTTTAATGAAGCTATCTTAATATTTGAAGAAATTTTGAAAAAAGATAAAGATAATATTAAAGCTATTGAAGATATAGGTGCTTGTTATGGTAAATTGGGTGATAATGAAAAAGCTTTAGAAAAATTTAATGAAGCGCTTGCATTAGTAAACAGTAAAAATGATGATGAAAGTATAATAGACATCAGTATAAATAAAATATCTTCTTTATTTAAATTAAAGGACTATGACCAGATAATAGCTTTTACTACTGAAACTATAGAGAAAGTAAATATTTCTGAAAAATATAACGGTAATAAATTAAAGTCTGATTTATTAAATTATATAGGTATTGCCAACTATTATTTAAATAACTATGGAGAATAA
- a CDS encoding glycosyltransferase — protein sequence MACGDKNFIIPITVAITSILTNINKLRIARFFLITTDFSDNEINTILKLKKKYNFEIINIDIKNNINIFDKIDITKNKIPYVSLAAYYRLLMFKVLPENVDKCFYIDGDMIIDTDLSITYDNLTEEKLASVIVEPLAMQHRKSILSHCYEIDDFKNDALEYPYFNTGLFLVNIKLANELNIFEKMLDFLNRYPNLPYVDQDILNAVIGQQHSDLINYLEPSYNVFCDIDYEQPFNYAFYNEEIIKASFKNPKVYHYAGANKPWINTKVANYYDIWWKYLKLSPYRKMKNPKDKYKMANIKNKISKILSFIFYKKSEGIYNIITIFGIKITLKNKFTIKINDINNRINRELENINFQLFRITPKANIDFVEIHLTEHCNLNCQCCSHFSNLAEQEFTDIEIFERDIKRLSELSNGEVNIIHLMGGEPLLNPHCERFFELTRKYFYKTEIKLITNGILLLKQNDSFWQSMKDNNITLAPTKYPIKIDWDKIKEIRKDMNIKLIFFNGEDVIKISFYSPLNLEGMKIPNGILEIFF from the coding sequence TTGGCTTGCGGAGATAAAAATTTTATTATTCCTATAACCGTAGCTATAACTTCAATTTTAACTAATATTAATAAATTGAGAATAGCAAGATTTTTCTTAATTACTACAGATTTTAGCGACAATGAAATTAACACGATATTAAAATTAAAAAAGAAATATAATTTTGAAATTATAAATATTGATATAAAAAATAATATAAATATTTTTGATAAAATAGATATTACAAAAAACAAAATACCTTATGTGTCTTTAGCCGCTTATTACAGATTATTAATGTTTAAAGTATTACCAGAAAATGTTGATAAATGTTTTTATATAGATGGCGATATGATTATTGATACTGATTTATCAATTACATACGATAATTTAACCGAAGAAAAACTTGCTTCCGTAATCGTTGAACCTTTGGCTATGCAACATAGAAAAAGTATATTATCTCATTGTTATGAAATTGATGATTTTAAAAATGACGCTTTGGAATATCCTTATTTTAATACGGGTTTATTTTTAGTAAATATAAAACTTGCAAACGAACTTAATATATTTGAAAAAATGCTTGACTTTTTAAATAGGTATCCAAATCTTCCTTATGTAGATCAAGATATTTTAAATGCCGTAATCGGACAGCAACATTCGGATTTGATAAATTATTTAGAACCTTCATATAATGTATTTTGCGATATAGATTATGAACAACCTTTTAACTATGCTTTTTATAACGAAGAAATAATAAAAGCATCTTTCAAAAATCCAAAAGTTTATCATTATGCGGGAGCTAATAAACCCTGGATTAATACGAAGGTAGCCAATTATTACGATATATGGTGGAAATATTTAAAATTATCGCCGTATAGAAAAATGAAAAATCCTAAAGATAAATATAAAATGGCAAATATAAAAAATAAAATATCTAAAATTTTGAGTTTCATTTTTTATAAAAAGTCTGAAGGAATATACAATATAATAACAATATTTGGAATTAAAATAACTCTTAAAAACAAATTTACTATAAAAATTAACGATATTAATAACAGAATTAATAGAGAATTAGAAAATATAAATTTTCAACTATTCAGAATAACTCCAAAAGCGAATATAGATTTTGTAGAAATACATTTGACGGAACATTGCAATTTAAATTGTCAATGTTGCTCTCATTTTTCAAATTTAGCCGAACAAGAATTTACAGATATTGAAATATTTGAAAGAGACATTAAAAGACTATCCGAATTATCCAACGGCGAAGTTAATATAATTCACTTAATGGGTGGCGAACCGTTATTAAATCCGCATTGCGAAAGGTTTTTTGAATTAACGAGAAAATATTTTTATAAAACCGAAATAAAATTAATCACAAACGGCATTTTATTATTAAAACAAAATGATAGTTTTTGGCAGTCAATGAAAGATAATAATATTACTTTAGCTCCGACAAAATACCCGATAAAAATAGATTGGGATAAAATAAAAGAAATTCGTAAAGACATGAATATAAAATTAATTTTTTTTAACGGTGAGGATGTTATTAAAATAAGTTTTTATAGTCCGCTTAATTTGGAGGGGATGAAAATCCCGAATGGAATTTTAGAAATTTTTTTTTAG
- a CDS encoding HAD-IA family hydrolase translates to MSILNKLFSYNEDYKYKVWKIFGIRFSIVKKYKAKKVNIYEEIKKHNIISFDIFDTLLIRPYVKPTDLFLHIEKLYKIKGFHKNRIMAEKSARGKYIDKEEVTLNQIYEEIDEKYKRFKEIEIELEERILSTHKENKKIYDYALSLGKKIIIASDMYLPKNVIEKILIKNNYTNYYKLYLSSDLMLTKASGNLYKYIINDLNVKPSTIMHLGDNYHSDFENARLYGIDAFFI, encoded by the coding sequence ATGTCGATTTTAAATAAATTATTTAGCTACAATGAAGATTATAAATATAAAGTATGGAAAATATTTGGAATAAGATTTTCAATAGTTAAAAAATATAAAGCTAAAAAAGTAAATATATACGAAGAGATAAAGAAGCATAATATTATTTCTTTCGATATATTCGATACTTTACTAATTCGTCCTTATGTAAAGCCTACCGATTTATTTTTGCATATTGAAAAATTATATAAGATTAAAGGATTTCATAAAAATAGAATAATGGCGGAAAAATCGGCGAGAGGAAAATATATTGATAAAGAAGAAGTTACATTAAACCAAATCTACGAAGAGATTGACGAAAAATATAAACGATTCAAAGAAATTGAAATAGAATTGGAAGAGAGAATATTATCGACACATAAAGAAAATAAAAAAATATACGATTACGCTTTAAGTTTGGGAAAAAAGATAATCATAGCATCCGACATGTATTTGCCTAAAAATGTTATAGAAAAAATACTTATAAAAAATAATTATACGAATTATTATAAATTATATTTGTCTTCCGATTTAATGCTAACAAAAGCTTCGGGCAATTTATATAAATATATTATAAACGATTTAAATGTAAAACCTTCAACTATAATGCATTTAGGAGATAATTATCATTCGGATTTTGAAAATGCAAGATTATACGGAATCGATGCATTTTTTATATAA
- the murI gene encoding glutamate racemase codes for MNIKPIGVFDSGFGGITILKELLKLMPNENYIYLGDNKNIPYGDKSKKEIVELSSKMAEFLINKNCKILVIACNTISASAYKVLKEKYNIPIIEVISNACKDAINKTENNNISIMATDFTVKSKIYLKKIKEYNKYIKIKQIACKKLCPMIENNWQNYEDRFEILNDYIKNIDLHSDTLILACTHYPLIIKDIKKVLKQNKKNIKNIVNASHKTALSVKKYLKENNLLNEGKRNQFIIYSTLNDKNKAQNLLNIFLNNKEYKLELINLD; via the coding sequence ATGAATATTAAGCCTATAGGAGTTTTCGATTCGGGATTTGGCGGAATAACGATTTTGAAAGAGTTATTAAAATTAATGCCGAATGAAAATTATATTTATCTCGGCGATAATAAAAATATTCCTTATGGCGATAAATCAAAAAAAGAAATTGTAGAATTGTCTTCAAAAATGGCGGAATTTCTTATAAATAAAAATTGCAAAATATTAGTTATAGCTTGCAATACAATATCCGCATCCGCTTATAAAGTACTAAAAGAAAAATATAATATTCCAATAATAGAAGTAATTTCAAATGCATGCAAAGACGCTATAAATAAAACAGAAAATAATAATATATCGATTATGGCTACGGATTTTACGGTTAAATCAAAAATATATTTAAAAAAAATAAAAGAATATAATAAATACATAAAGATAAAACAGATAGCCTGCAAAAAATTATGTCCAATGATAGAAAATAATTGGCAAAACTACGAAGATAGATTTGAAATATTAAACGATTATATAAAAAATATAGATTTGCATTCTGACACTTTAATTTTAGCTTGCACTCATTATCCTTTAATAATTAAAGATATAAAAAAAGTTTTGAAGCAAAATAAAAAGAATATAAAAAATATTGTAAATGCGAGCCATAAAACCGCTTTATCGGTAAAAAAATATTTGAAAGAAAATAATCTTTTAAATGAAGGCAAAAGAAATCAATTTATTATATACTCTACTTTAAATGATAAAAATAAAGCTCAAAATCTTTTGAATATATTTTTGAATAACAAAGAATATAAATTAGAATTAATTAATTTGGATTAG
- a CDS encoding biotin transporter BioY: MTTLIKKYNDARVYLINDAGIVQKMALSILFAIILAVASQIKIFLSFTPVPINLGTFAVCMAGMTLGGFWGFVSVAIYMLAAAVGLPVIAGSSLIGATTGYIIGFAICAFVLGKWTERGNIKKDSFVKTSAVLFIFQIAIIHICGMIGLYIWSVSTGSPYTLTQVIMKGTIPFLFGDSIKSIILSLSMGFILKK; this comes from the coding sequence ATGACTACACTAATTAAAAAATACAATGATGCGAGAGTTTATTTGATTAACGATGCAGGCATAGTTCAAAAAATGGCGCTTTCAATACTTTTTGCCATTATTTTAGCGGTTGCCTCTCAAATAAAAATATTTCTCTCTTTCACTCCCGTTCCAATTAATCTTGGAACATTTGCCGTATGTATGGCGGGTATGACTTTAGGCGGTTTCTGGGGATTTGTTTCGGTTGCAATATATATGTTAGCCGCAGCCGTTGGGCTTCCCGTTATCGCTGGCTCAAGCCTTATAGGAGCGACTACAGGATATATAATCGGTTTTGCTATATGCGCTTTCGTTTTGGGAAAATGGACGGAAAGAGGCAATATAAAGAAAGATAGTTTTGTAAAGACTTCAGCCGTTTTATTTATATTCCAAATAGCGATTATTCATATATGCGGTATGATAGGCTTATATATATGGTCGGTTTCAACGGGTTCGCCTTATACTCTTACTCAAGTTATAATGAAGGGAACTATTCCGTTTTTATTTGGAGATAGCATAAAGTCAATAATTCTTTCGTTATCAATGGGTTTTATTCTTAAAAAATAA
- a CDS encoding sodium ion-translocating decarboxylase subunit beta, translating to MKKIFLVFALIFMTASILFPQNNSTEKLDMKEAVISLLRNTAFGGFFPKSEEDKAEERAKLEKSIQEKYEIKLHDIQIKSVPLWQNIIMICVGLVLVYLAIAKDFEPLLLIPIGMGGILANIPVANIAAIPVVQVINNIPVTISAGGFLGQVYTFGIEAGLFPLFIFMGVGAMTDFGPLIANPKTALLGAAAQIGIFGTLLGAMLLSAYVPVITFTLKDAASIGIIGGADGPTAIFTASKLSPSLLGAIAVAAYSYMALVPIIQPPIMKLLTTEEERKIVMKQLRPVSKREKVIFPLTVIILIALLLPDAAPLIGALMFGNLIRESGVTERLSKTAQNEFINIVTILLGLSVGSKLAAEKFLRFETIGILVLGLVAFSMGTAGGVLLAKLMNLFSKDKINPLIGSAGVSAVPMAARVANKVGQEANPQNFLLMHAMGPNVSGVIGSAVAAGVLLAILG from the coding sequence ATGAAAAAAATATTTTTAGTATTTGCGCTTATATTTATGACGGCTTCAATTTTATTTCCTCAAAATAATTCTACGGAAAAGCTTGATATGAAAGAAGCGGTTATTTCGCTTTTAAGAAATACGGCTTTCGGAGGATTTTTTCCTAAAAGCGAAGAGGATAAAGCTGAAGAGCGGGCAAAACTTGAAAAGAGCATTCAAGAAAAATACGAAATAAAATTGCATGATATACAAATAAAATCTGTTCCTTTATGGCAAAATATTATAATGATTTGCGTAGGGCTTGTTTTGGTTTATTTGGCTATTGCAAAAGATTTTGAGCCTTTGCTTTTGATTCCAATCGGTATGGGAGGCATTTTGGCTAATATACCAGTCGCTAATATTGCCGCAATTCCTGTAGTTCAGGTTATTAATAATATTCCCGTTACTATAAGCGCGGGAGGATTTTTAGGACAAGTTTATACTTTCGGAATAGAAGCGGGTTTATTTCCATTGTTTATATTTATGGGAGTCGGAGCTATGACGGATTTCGGTCCTCTTATTGCCAATCCTAAAACCGCTTTGCTTGGAGCAGCCGCACAAATAGGAATATTCGGAACTCTGCTTGGAGCTATGCTTTTATCGGCTTATGTTCCCGTTATAACATTTACTTTAAAAGACGCCGCTTCAATAGGAATAATTGGCGGAGCTGACGGTCCTACAGCCATATTTACGGCTTCAAAATTAAGCCCTAGTTTGCTTGGCGCTATTGCCGTTGCCGCATATTCTTATATGGCTTTAGTTCCGATAATTCAGCCTCCTATAATGAAACTTTTGACTACTGAAGAAGAGCGAAAAATAGTAATGAAACAACTCCGTCCCGTAAGCAAGAGAGAAAAAGTTATTTTTCCTCTTACTGTTATTATATTAATCGCTTTACTTTTGCCTGATGCGGCTCCTCTTATTGGCGCTTTAATGTTTGGAAATTTAATAAGAGAATCGGGAGTTACAGAAAGGCTTTCAAAAACTGCTCAAAACGAATTTATAAATATAGTGACGATTCTTTTGGGTTTGTCGGTTGGAAGTAAATTAGCTGCGGAAAAATTTTTACGATTTGAAACTATAGGAATATTGGTTTTAGGGCTTGTCGCTTTTTCTATGGGAACTGCGGGAGGAGTTTTGCTTGCTAAATTAATGAATCTTTTTAGCAAAGATAAAATTAATCCTCTTATAGGTTCTGCGGGAGTTTCTGCCGTTCCTATGGCTGCAAGAGTAGCAAATAAAGTCGGACAAGAAGCAAATCCTCAAAATTTCCTTTTGATGCATGCTATGGGTCCGAATGTATCGGGAGTTATAGGCTCTGCGGTTGCGGCGGGAGTTTTGCTTGCGATATTAGGATAA
- a CDS encoding biotin/lipoyl-containing protein, with product MSKKEIKFMITAFRDGFQSVYGARVLSKDFMPAVEAFVNAGVKYFESGGGATFQSAFFYNNENAFDVMDSFRKTVGPDVDLQTLARGVNVVGLESQPREMIKLHADLFKKHGVTTIRNFDALNDVNNLIYSGKCIKEAGLKHQVCVTMMALPPECKGAHDSEFYAKVLKQIMDNVEYDSVCFKDASGTTTPQVVYDTVKEARKLLGSDIRIQVHSHETAGIGALQYKAAIEAGADYIDLSLAPVSGGTCQTDLIVMWHALRGTDYYFDIDIDKIRDAEEVFKDCMKDYFLPPESRTVEPMIPFAPMPGGALTANTQMMRDINVMNRFPEVIKAMTEVVEKGGFGTSVTPVSQFYFQQAFNNVMQGNWKKIADGYGKMVLGYFGKTPTTPDAEIVKIASEQLGLQPTTELAMDIDDKNPKKGRKAAEQALKDAGIDDLSDENVFIAAACKEKGIQFLKGEAKLGIRKNVEESAKATSNEVTITIGGSSYGIKIENGKAIVDGISYDYSIKDGISQTISTPTQATSSGAATPVTAGLPGTVVKIVSPVGTQVSDGTTILIVEAMKMEVEIKSSVSGSVKEIKVKPGDSIVAGQELAIVG from the coding sequence ATGTCAAAAAAAGAAATTAAATTTATGATAACGGCGTTTAGAGACGGCTTTCAATCCGTTTACGGAGCGAGAGTTTTATCTAAAGATTTTATGCCAGCCGTTGAAGCTTTCGTTAATGCGGGAGTAAAATATTTTGAATCGGGAGGCGGTGCTACATTTCAAAGCGCTTTTTTCTATAATAATGAAAACGCTTTTGATGTAATGGATTCTTTTAGAAAAACCGTAGGTCCCGATGTAGATTTGCAAACTTTAGCGAGAGGCGTTAATGTTGTGGGATTAGAATCTCAACCAAGAGAGATGATTAAATTGCATGCAGATTTATTCAAAAAACATGGCGTGACTACTATTAGAAATTTTGACGCGTTAAACGATGTTAATAATTTGATTTATAGCGGAAAATGTATTAAAGAAGCTGGACTCAAACATCAAGTTTGCGTTACTATGATGGCTCTTCCGCCTGAATGTAAAGGCGCTCATGATTCCGAATTCTACGCTAAAGTTTTAAAACAAATTATGGATAATGTAGAATACGATTCTGTATGTTTTAAGGACGCTTCGGGAACTACAACTCCTCAAGTTGTTTACGATACGGTTAAAGAAGCGAGAAAATTACTTGGAAGCGATATTCGTATTCAAGTTCATAGTCATGAAACTGCGGGAATTGGAGCATTGCAATATAAAGCGGCTATCGAAGCGGGAGCGGATTATATAGATTTGTCTTTAGCGCCAGTATCGGGCGGAACTTGTCAAACCGATTTAATAGTTATGTGGCATGCTTTAAGAGGAACGGATTATTATTTTGATATAGATATTGATAAAATAAGAGACGCAGAAGAAGTATTTAAAGATTGTATGAAAGATTATTTCTTGCCTCCAGAAAGTAGAACAGTAGAGCCAATGATTCCTTTCGCTCCAATGCCAGGCGGAGCTTTAACTGCAAATACTCAAATGATGCGCGATATTAATGTTATGAATAGATTTCCTGAAGTTATTAAAGCTATGACGGAAGTAGTTGAAAAAGGCGGATTTGGAACTTCGGTAACTCCAGTTTCTCAATTCTATTTTCAGCAGGCTTTTAATAATGTAATGCAAGGAAATTGGAAAAAGATAGCGGACGGATACGGTAAAATGGTTTTGGGTTATTTTGGTAAAACTCCGACTACTCCCGATGCCGAAATAGTGAAAATTGCAAGCGAACAGTTAGGATTGCAACCGACTACAGAACTTGCTATGGATATTGATGATAAAAATCCTAAAAAAGGCAGAAAAGCCGCGGAACAAGCTCTTAAAGACGCGGGAATTGACGATTTATCGGATGAAAATGTATTTATTGCGGCAGCTTGTAAAGAAAAAGGAATTCAATTCTTAAAAGGCGAGGCTAAATTAGGAATAAGAAAGAATGTTGAAGAAAGCGCTAAAGCGACAAGCAATGAAGTGACTATAACAATCGGCGGTTCAAGTTATGGAATAAAAATAGAAAATGGAAAAGCGATAGTTGACGGCATAAGTTATGATTATTCTATTAAAGACGGAATATCTCAAACGATTTCGACTCCTACTCAAGCTACTTCAAGCGGAGCGGCTACTCCTGTAACGGCGGGACTTCCTGGAACGGTTGTAAAAATAGTTTCTCCCGTTGGAACTCAAGTTTCTGACGGAACTACAATATTGATTGTCGAAGCTATGAAAATGGAAGTTGAAATAAAATCTTCCGTTTCTGGTTCGGTTAAAGAGATTAAAGTTAAACCTGGCGATTCGATTGTAGCGGGACAAGAATTAGCGATTGTCGGTTAA
- a CDS encoding OadG family protein yields MNNEILAAIQIMLIGMGVVVLFLIILVYVMKFVSLVIAQINKIMPPQEEAISSAPVQSASGDKMKAIAIALAHIHSNKK; encoded by the coding sequence ATGAATAATGAAATATTAGCAGCTATTCAGATAATGCTTATCGGTATGGGAGTTGTAGTTTTATTTTTAATTATATTAGTTTATGTAATGAAATTTGTAAGTCTCGTTATAGCTCAAATAAATAAAATAATGCCGCCTCAAGAAGAAGCGATTTCGTCAGCGCCCGTCCAATCGGCAAGCGGAGATAAAATGAAGGCTATAGCGATAGCTTTGGCTCATATACATAGCAATAAAAAATAA
- a CDS encoding FkbM family methyltransferase, with translation MEFNIYKLYEEHKKEIYDIDKIIEKEGVSLFGAGQYGEFVSEYLIKNGYKINCFIDNNPNKHGTKINNIEIVSKDSDQSKNSKVLFITARHTVNEIIKQNKINYNKLIFFDKYFVIKNFNKLLDFRNGLFDDKSIKVFDVLIYSKIFGDGSYLKNVNEDNQYFCLSKFKSFNDKDIYVDVGAYVGDTIEKFIYLNSAIFSKIYAFEIGKKQFRALNTRIKRLIKEWAIDNDKITLINAGISNKNGSMFINNDSIITSNSLSSRGNYKVKVFSIDDYLKNKPITFLKADIEGEEFNMLKGAVNTIKNYKPKMAISVYHKPDDLLTIPEFIKNLVPEYKFALRHHNITFNETVLYCWIENTRRDETRHLVMFEYCFMEAA, from the coding sequence ATGGAATTCAACATTTATAAACTTTACGAAGAACATAAAAAGGAAATCTATGATATAGATAAAATAATAGAAAAAGAAGGCGTTTCATTATTTGGAGCGGGACAATATGGCGAATTTGTTTCCGAATATTTAATTAAAAATGGCTATAAAATTAATTGTTTTATCGATAATAACCCAAATAAACATGGAACTAAAATTAATAATATTGAAATAGTTTCTAAAGATTCCGACCAATCTAAAAATTCAAAAGTTTTATTTATAACCGCCAGGCATACTGTTAATGAAATAATAAAACAAAATAAAATTAATTATAATAAATTAATATTTTTTGATAAATATTTTGTAATTAAAAATTTTAATAAATTATTGGATTTTAGAAACGGTCTATTTGACGATAAATCAATAAAAGTTTTTGATGTATTAATTTACTCAAAAATATTTGGTGACGGCTCTTATCTTAAAAATGTAAATGAAGATAATCAATATTTTTGTCTGTCTAAATTTAAATCTTTTAATGATAAGGATATATATGTGGATGTTGGAGCTTATGTAGGTGATACAATTGAAAAATTTATTTATTTGAATAGCGCAATATTTAGCAAGATATACGCTTTTGAAATAGGTAAGAAACAATTTAGAGCATTAAATACAAGAATCAAAAGACTAATAAAAGAATGGGCTATAGATAATGATAAAATAACATTAATCAATGCTGGAATATCAAATAAAAACGGGAGTATGTTTATTAATAATGATAGTATTATAACATCTAATAGTTTATCGAGCAGAGGAAATTATAAAGTCAAGGTATTTTCTATAGACGACTACTTAAAAAACAAACCTATAACATTTTTGAAAGCCGATATAGAAGGCGAAGAATTTAATATGTTAAAGGGGGCGGTAAATACAATTAAGAATTATAAACCTAAAATGGCTATAAGCGTATATCATAAACCAGACGATTTATTAACGATACCTGAATTTATTAAGAATTTAGTTCCAGAATATAAATTTGCTTTGAGACATCATAATATAACTTTTAACGAAACTGTTTTATATTGTTGGATAGAAAATACGAGACGAGACGAGACGAGACATCTTGTAATGTTTGAATACTGCTTTATGGAAGCTGCATAG
- a CDS encoding class I SAM-dependent methyltransferase: protein MLPKRECPLCGNKEVEKIYSLNFPNNEEINGLPNNCDIVICNNCKLAYYDFDSSQKQFDDYYNKNSAYSQPHHIFYDDEHSKTYKQTFNFINKYLNSKESKILEFGCGTGELLKIFHNNGYSNLLGIDESNAFDKIKREYNINFQYGNIFSGKEQINDTFDLVILSHMLGHIYNIKEPIKNIKNLLNKEGYLYIESPDAQRYKEIYMAPLFYFNYEIISHLSKPAIINLANIYGFDIVSIEECMRASSIPSFRVLLKNNPNNNDIKTSLNQHINDSIEDINNNIIKRLISSNEKVILWGIGSTTLHLFSLGLEKLNIVDIVDASTKKQGKTLLGHKIISPNEIKDEDATILILPVVYYDSIYKQIKEMGLKNKIYAIAEQSRAEQ from the coding sequence ATGCTACCAAAAAGAGAATGTCCGCTATGCGGAAATAAAGAAGTTGAGAAAATTTATTCTTTAAATTTTCCAAACAATGAAGAAATTAACGGATTGCCTAATAATTGTGATATAGTAATTTGTAATAATTGTAAGTTAGCTTATTATGATTTTGATTCCTCTCAAAAACAGTTTGACGATTACTATAATAAAAATTCAGCCTATAGTCAGCCTCATCATATATTTTACGATGACGAGCATAGTAAAACATACAAACAGACTTTTAATTTTATCAATAAATATCTAAACTCTAAAGAAAGTAAAATTTTAGAATTCGGATGCGGAACTGGAGAATTATTAAAAATATTTCATAATAATGGATATTCTAATTTGTTAGGGATAGACGAGTCTAATGCATTCGATAAAATTAAAAGAGAATATAATATCAATTTTCAATATGGAAATATTTTTTCAGGCAAGGAACAAATTAATGATACCTTTGATTTAGTTATACTAAGTCATATGTTGGGGCATATTTATAATATAAAAGAGCCAATTAAAAATATAAAAAATTTATTGAACAAAGAAGGTTATTTATATATAGAATCTCCAGATGCGCAAAGATACAAAGAGATTTATATGGCGCCTTTATTTTATTTTAATTATGAAATTATATCTCATCTTTCTAAACCAGCTATTATTAATTTAGCCAATATTTATGGCTTTGATATAGTTTCTATAGAAGAATGCATGAGAGCATCTAGCATTCCTTCATTCAGGGTATTATTAAAAAATAATCCTAATAATAATGATATAAAAACTTCGCTGAATCAACATATAAATGATTCAATTGAAGATATAAATAATAACATAATAAAAAGACTTATATCGTCTAATGAAAAAGTTATTTTATGGGGCATAGGTTCAACTACTTTACATTTATTTTCTTTAGGATTAGAAAAATTGAATATAGTCGATATAGTTGACGCTTCCACTAAAAAGCAAGGAAAAACTTTATTAGGACATAAAATAATTTCTCCGAATGAAATTAAAGATGAGGATGCAACTATATTAATACTTCCAGTTGTATATTACGATAGTATATATAAACAGATAAAAGAAATGGGTTTAAAAAATAAAATATATGCTATAGCAGAGCAGAGCAGAGCAGAGCAGTAA